A single region of the Candidatus Woesearchaeota archaeon genome encodes:
- the rplX gene encoding 50S ribosomal protein L24 translates to MRSKFSANWNSSIKARKQRKFRHNAPLHIKRRFLSSPLSKELRKKYGKRNIIVRKGDKVKITRGKFNEKNGSVEEVSIRKSRIYVTGAEFTKKDGTKARVALDASKVMITELNLSDKKRKEILERKNE, encoded by the coding sequence ATGAGATCAAAATTTTCAGCTAACTGGAATTCAAGCATAAAGGCAAGAAAACAGAGGAAGTTCAGGCATAATGCGCCACTTCACATAAAGAGAAGGTTCCTCTCATCCCCGCTCTCAAAAGAGCTCAGGAAAAAATACGGCAAGAGAAACATAATTGTAAGAAAGGGCGACAAAGTCAAGATAACAAGGGGAAAGTTCAATGAAAAAAACGGCTCTGTCGAAGAAGTCAGCATAAGAAAATCAAGGATATATGTTACCGGAGCAGAATTCACAAAGAAGGACGGCACAAAGGCAAGGGTTGCACTTGACGCCTCAAAGGTAATGATAACCGAGCTTAACCTCAGCGACAAGAAGAGGAAAGAGATATTGGAGAGAAAAAATGAGTAA
- a CDS encoding 30S ribosomal protein S4e, producing the protein MSKRLKRLAMPNTWPLSRKGSKYVTIPNPGPHSMKRGLALNSIITEVLNWANTAKEAKTVLNSGYISIDGKVRKDPKFSAGLMDVMKNNKTGEIYRVLLNKKGKICLSPISENEASIKPCKIIRKQMFSGNRIQITLHDGKNILTDKKDYNVGDTLIIKIPEVQIMKHLKIEKNSFVMITEGKHTGDYGIIQVIVGEQSIEPTKIILKTNDKEYETLKEYAFVIGEGKNSEIAIKQE; encoded by the coding sequence ATGAGTAAGCGACTTAAAAGGCTCGCCATGCCTAACACATGGCCCCTAAGCAGGAAAGGCTCAAAGTATGTAACAATCCCAAATCCAGGACCCCACTCAATGAAAAGGGGGCTTGCACTCAACTCAATAATAACTGAAGTGCTGAATTGGGCGAATACTGCAAAAGAGGCAAAGACAGTTCTTAATTCCGGCTACATTTCAATCGACGGAAAAGTGAGAAAAGACCCCAAATTCTCAGCCGGGCTGATGGATGTAATGAAGAACAACAAAACCGGGGAGATATACCGTGTTCTTCTCAACAAAAAAGGGAAGATTTGCCTTTCACCAATATCAGAAAATGAGGCTTCAATAAAGCCGTGCAAGATAATAAGGAAGCAGATGTTTTCGGGGAACAGGATACAGATAACACTGCACGACGGAAAAAACATCCTCACTGACAAGAAGGATTACAACGTCGGAGACACCCTGATAATCAAAATTCCAGAAGTCCAGATAATGAAGCACCTGAAGATTGAGAAAAACTCATTCGTGATGATAACCGAGGGAAAGCACACAGGCGACTATGGGATAATACAGGTTATAGTCGGAGAGCAGTCAATAGAGCCGACAAAGATAATCCTTAAGACAAATGACAAGGAATACGAGACCTTGAAGGAATATGCATTTGTAATAGGCGAAGGAAAAAACTCGGAAATAGCAATTAAGCAGGAATAA
- a CDS encoding ribonuclease P protein subunit: protein MGDALKTELIGREITVESAKNKSLIGIFGKVTDETKNMLFIETPKGEKKIIKSECIIAFEFEGKKATIDGKDIAKKAEERISIKKK from the coding sequence ATGGGAGACGCGCTTAAAACCGAGCTCATAGGAAGGGAAATAACAGTTGAGAGCGCAAAAAACAAATCTCTCATTGGGATTTTCGGGAAAGTCACAGACGAAACAAAAAATATGCTTTTCATAGAAACTCCAAAGGGCGAAAAGAAGATAATCAAGAGCGAATGCATCATCGCATTTGAATTTGAGGGAAAAAAGGCAACGATTGACGGAAAAGACATCGCAAAAAAAGCAGAGGAAAGAATTTCAATAAAGAAAAAGTGA